tgtaaccttgatcctctccactctcgattatggatgccatatctactcctttGCCTGAACTTCtatccttgcccatcttgatacaatccatcactgtggtcttcgcttagccctagatgccttccgctcctctccagttgagagcctgtacactgaatcaggcataccatctctctcatgacgctgtacccttctctctctccaatgctaTGCTCGGTTCCaacaacttcccctcactaaactaactatcccatgatccctacttcctacctttgcttcttctccacgtttacctactcctttccttaaaacacatatactcactcccctcttcctctttcacaatttttactgactcccataACTCACTAATTTTCATAAAGTCTgtacactcgaccaacccccttgtttgtaagatccagaactggttgttctacctgtccacatgccataaaacaatcaaattctgctgggtgcccagacatgttggaatccccggcaatgaacaggcagatactctagcatgctacgccgctatgtccacatcataccaactacgtttctcacgtatccgagccacggattattacccacactttaagaccttgtataatcgatggcaatctttatGGTCAAGTCTCCGCTCtaatcggaacagacgttggagACGGCTCTTGCccacttacgcattggccacacccctCTAACACTcatatctgatgtcacaatccgatccacccctatgttccctatgtaatgtccctctttctattgtcatgcccatgttttgatgcagcccaTACCTCTCGTttccccccacctatcctcccttcaccgacctcccaactttcactaccatttactatagtgctacgtgaccttagatgtctagcacatttattttgcttttaaccattaaccattaaccatttgatGATATCATGTTTTGTAGCGACTATGAAACATGAAACGATGTATCAAAGTGTTGCGAGTTTtcaggatgctacaaaaaaggcctttgtgtgtatgtgtgtgcgcaagcaatatacacatatgatataccttaatatatatgtatattcatatgcataaatatgtttatatatgtataaagtacatataaatttatgataTGACAACAGAAGTGGTCAGAGGATTATCAGGTATTACCTCCTCTTGTTGGTCAGGGTGATTATTTGTCAGAAACAAGACGACAAACTTCaagtataaatgcattttttcccatttttgtaaaatatatttattgccTTATTGTtaagtaattgtatgcacatgtgtTATAAGAAGTGTTAAAAACTGCTAAGAAATATGTTTAGAAAATACAGAAattgcataaacacatatgtatatgattttgagTGTATAAGGGTTAATTTATTATACTGATCTACTGGGAAAACTTTCGGGAGTTTCTGTTTGATGTGTTATTTTCTTGCAGGACAACGTACCTGTGTACAAGAGCAAAGAGATGCGTCCTGCGGCTTCGAATTGTTGCTCCATGCCCCTTATTCCCTTGATCTGGCAACCTCTGACTTTCTCCCACACATGAAGCAACTGTGGGAAATCGCTGATGACTAGGAAACTAAGGTGAAGGTCAAGGAAGTCTTGAAGGGATTCAACCCACCATTCTTCAGGGACGGATTTTCGCAACTGAAGATGAATTGCATTACGGTCAAAGGCGATTAATCTGATATTTATAAAAGTAAGTCAAGTCAACCTCTGCTCTACTTTTGCTCTTGGGTTAAGCCAAATATTCATGGAACATCCCTATGTATTTCAAGGcctaattaattttgttttttcttaatattgcacatctaatatgattttttttttttttttttttgaaggaacgTGAATTTTTAGAGTCGCCTCTCAAATTTTGGAGTGCACACTTGTACTACGTTAAAGGTATTGGCCAGACTCTTTTATTTTATCCCACCAAAAAGCCATGATGGAATGTCTGTTAACCCTGCAATATTTTCACCAAAAAATATTATTCATCCATCCCGCCGTTTTCGTACAACCCACATGCAAATATGCCCTATTCAGCGTAGCGTGAAAACACTGCCGGCAATTAGACCAAGCGCCCATTGTGTATTGTGACGTCACACGAGGCGTTCGGTCGGGGAATACCTCGATCGCCATTGACTATTGTGCTGTGTTGTTGAATAGACCTCGTCGAGTTTTGGAGCTATTAGTATTATATCGCGATTTTGGTGACATCTGTGACAATGGTTTACACCTGTGTCGTTTATGGATGTACAAAGAAGTCGGAAGTGGGCGTCAGGACGCTTCATGAATTTCCAAAGGACGCAACATATTTGAATGCCTGGAGGCGGTTTGTTAAACGAACTCGGGCGCATTGGAAAGGTCCTTCCACTTCAACTCGACTGTGTAGCGATCATTTCGACCCAGAATGCTACGAAAATTGGCTAGCGTGGACCATGGGGACAGTGAGGAGGCTTGAATTAAAACAATTTCAAGTTCCTACGAAATATCCGGAGGGTACATGCAGTACGCTAGCCTCGCCAGCAGTGATGGCGAAAAACTTGACGTCTCCGGTACCAGCGCCTACCACGCCTGTGGATGCAACCACGCCCGTACGAGCTACGAGCACGAAGAGGAGACGTCCAAGTAGTGCTTCCCGCAAAAGGGAATTGATAAGGGTAAGACATTTTCATGATTTTGCCGAAATTCCACCAGAGTCCGTGGCATTACCAAGCAACAAGCTATAATTCAGTCATACCAGTGTCTCGCTGTTCATCTGTCATCATGGGTTGACTGTTATAGCTCTAGCAGACAGCAGCAGCCCGGTCTACATGACCATCCAAGATTCATAAAAAATAGGCCTACCTGTGGCAATTCAGTTTTGCATATAGGCCTACGCCTAGGCAATGTGTATGAATAGCTCTGTACACATACTTGGATTCACTTAAATCCGATAAGTCAGACGAAATATCGACAGATTCGGAGCTAGAATCGGCGGAGTGGTCGTGAGTGTCAGCCATTGTTGATGTACTGAAAACTGCCTCGCGGCTGGGAAGGCCTCGTGTGACGTCATCAGGATTCCCGATCGTGGCGATCGTTTTTCCAGCGCTTTTTTAAAAATCCCCAAATTATGGTTTAATGGGTGGGGTAATGTAATATTTTGGTTTATAGTCATCAGTATTTAGGATATTTCAATGaaataaactaagaaaaaacaGGGTGTGGCCAATTCCTTTAAGAAGGCCAGTCAGACTCGCTTCTTAAAATCGAAGCAGAAGGTAAGTAATTCTAAAGTGATGTGGAAAAGTCTGTTCACATCAGACCAAACTGTAGAGGCTATCCGAGAAATTAGGATTAATGGTAATTCTGTTAAAGTGTAGAAGATCAGTTCCTTATGTGTTTTAAGGAAGTTGTATGTTCTTATTCCACATAGGTTAACAGGCAAAGTTTTCTACCGCAGGCGTTCCGATCGTTCATGTCTTGTCACatttacatctgagtcccaaggtAATGCATTTTCATGACAAACCAattcctgcccagcctcactcctcccttaatacttgtaccggaacagTTTCCATTTCCCTAGCtgattggtcagactgtgaaaacgacctgCTCGCCTGCCTCATTGACTGTGACACAGTATCCTACACTAttattgccaagattaccttcTGCAGACATGATCTCCTCCATGAAGTTTATATAGGTGGCGACTCCTACGTTGTGGGAACATATCGACCCCTCCCCCTCTGTGTCAGAAATATTGGCCATCCTGCCAAGCATTGTTGTCTCTTAGCCTGCTGCCCACTATGTGCCCATTCTGGTCATTACCGTCCATATTGCTCTTCACTGTCACCAACTGTGGTAGCtccaataatgtattttataggagctgccctgcatAAAAGTCTGAGTTCTCAGATTCAGACTAGGCTTCAGGTTTATGCGAGGCGAGACAGGAAGCACGCTAACGAAATTTTTCGTTGTGTCCTTACTCCAACTTTGTCCTTCACTCTGCTCACCCTTCCCAAAATGTGTCTGTATTTCCCACAGTATAtcttcccccacccacctctacctcttctctctcccagtcaaattattttgccactTTAAATCCAGTACTCTAATCTCTACCTCTTCACTGGGCCTACATCTTCTCACTTTACCTGTTGCAAGTGGCAATTCAAACGTTCTACCCCATCTAGCACATTCTTTCCTACACTTaactcttcctctgctcctcggacgtatgtctcctctttccctctcaaacctctccactcctctccctcaatctctctactCCGATTCCTTCTACATTCAAAGTGACTGTCGacattcatccttttcctcttcgagTCCCCcaaacccctcttcctcccacacactccatccttcccttctccatcttcaccaatcccccttctttccccattatcccttctgcccccctccttGATGCTCAGGTGACTCCCCTTTGTCACAACAGTGTCCTTCCCGGGATTTTTCCCCTCCTGACGTTTTTCCTAAaacttcacctccttcccctgagCCCTTGTCTCATTCTCCGGGTTCTTCTACATCTCTGACACCCATTTTATTACCTGTTGATTGCATTATAATGGTCCCTTTTCAGTTTTACATATTCTGCTGTTCTATCCCCGCTTTGCTACCTGTacctttcctcacttctctcctccccgATCCTCCTCACGGAATCCCCAACGTTTTCCCTGAAAACTCGCTCTCCTTGATCAGATGCATAGATCCCCTTCATTTATCTAATCGCCCTTCGCCCTTGACCCCtaacccacccctttccccccttttactAATCTCCGCCTCACCCCATTTTATCCTCTTCTTTACTCTTATCTCTATCATGCtatcatattttgttttgatcattaactcatttttaacATTTTACGCCACAATACTATGCCCTACTTCTATGTGACCTTTGACGTCTAACATATTTGTTGTGTTTTAACCATTTaccattttataatataaaaagtaTTTTCATTTCCTCATGCATAACTTGTAGATGATTTGCAAGTAATTGTAATGCCTCAACAAAAAGTATGTCCTTTGATTCAAGCTGCTAGTAACCCTAATTTGCCACAGCTCTTCTTTGTACGAGTACAGCtgctttagttttttttcacCATTCCTTTATTTAGAAAATTCTATCTACTCAGATCAGTGAATTGGGTGTAGgttaaaaaactattttttttttcgcgtatAAGACTTTTTTCATACTGCAGCCTTTTTATGTATGTGGAAATCTGCCTTGACCGTGGGAGCGAAGCTTATACATGGAAACCACTTCTTCACCACTTTTTCAAGGTTAATAAAAAAAAGCCATCAGTGACATTTACAGCtatttgtttatgtgcgtgttggttgttatttattttcgataatatattatattgttaaatGTTCATTTACCGTAGTGTTGGTGGTGACCGACAAATTTATTTCCTCCAGTTCTTAGAGAacggaacaaaaagaaaaagacccATGCTGaaatttccatctccttttttattaatataaaccCGAATTGATaaaattcattcatattttaattAAATATTCTGTAATTCCTTCGACATGCATTTAGTTATCTTATAAATCAGAAAAGAAGTCATAGCGTGTTCATACAATCAAAAGTGTACGAATACCGAAACGTTGACATTTGGACATTGGTAGTCAGAGAGTACAGATGGTATCGGCAGATCAACAATCACCTCATTCTTAGTATTTGTTTTTCGAATTCATGAGCCAATGTGTGTGGGCATTTGCATGCAGTTGGGGGTCCGACAGCGTATTAAATGAACTTTCTAAATCGGTCATGTTAAACATCCTTCAATCACTAAATATTCATGATTCTGCATGCATTTTACGACTATTTGATTGCCACATGAAATTCATAATTTACTTCTCTTTGTATCTTGAGACCAAGGTTATGCTTTCTTTATTATGTAGGATTTTAAAATGCTGCAAAACATAAAGGCGAGTTGGCTTTTTGCAAGAAATGTTTGCAGCGTGAATTTGTCACcacttctctttatttctaccGTGAATTTTATTAGTCTACCCAAGTGTACATGATCGTCGGACAACTGTAAAGATGACGTCACAGGGTATATTGTCCACCCATGACGTCTCTTGTCCGCCGTTGTGCCCGCCGATCATGCCCGCTTGGGTGGACAGGCATTTAACTTGGTGATGGTATGATTTTATGTATTACTTTTGTGATACAAATTACTAACTACTACCATATTTTCATCCCAGGcagcatatataatatgtatgtatatatgtgtgtatgtatacatatgtatatatacatatgtatgtatacatatgtatgtatacatatgtatgtatacgtatgtatgaatacgtatgtatgtatatgtatgtatgtatatgtatgtatgtaatgtatgtaatgtatgtatgtatgtatgtatgtatgtatgt
Above is a window of Penaeus chinensis breed Huanghai No. 1 chromosome 19, ASM1920278v2, whole genome shotgun sequence DNA encoding:
- the LOC125035327 gene encoding uncharacterized protein LOC125035327, with amino-acid sequence MVYTCVVYGCTKKSEVGVRTLHEFPKDATYLNAWRRFVKRTRAHWKGPSTSTRLCSDHFDPECYENWLAWTMGTVRRLELKQFQVPTKYPEGTCSTLASPAVMAKNLTSPVPAPTTPVDATTPVRATSTKRRRPSSASRKRELIRLWAHTQEYPRDPTVDSEENLQYGGCT